DNA from Quercus lobata isolate SW786 chromosome 1, ValleyOak3.0 Primary Assembly, whole genome shotgun sequence:
GTTTTTCAACAGgtatttcttcttctcttttccttcttgatcTTGTTTCTCTCATCCCAAACCACtgtcttcttctctctttctttttgatcttgtttttcACATCGCGACCACtgtcttcttctctctttctttttgatcttgtttttcACATTGCGACCACtgtcttcttctctctttcttttcattccgACAAGCACAAGGAAATTTCCTTTATTCCTTCTGTCCCCCATCATAGCCATACGCTgctttttcttcaatattcaattTATAAGCTCCATAATTTCCTCGGTTCCTCCATCTTATCCTTCACAGCCATCTGTTGCTTTCAGATCATCTCTCACTTGTCCTTATTTCATAAAAGAGAAATGGCCGAGTCTCTTGTATCCAGTGTAGCAGAAAGGCTTGGCAACTTGCTCACACAAGAAGCGAACTTCTTGCCTTGGGTGAGTACCCAAGTTGAGCTGCTACAAATTGAGCTCAAACAAATGCAAGGCTTATTAAAGGATCCAAATGCGAGGCAGGATGAATCAGAGGCTGTAAGACAGTGGGTTGCTGTTGCAAGAGAGCTTGCTTATGTTGCCGAAGATGTCATTACAACATATGCCCTCAAAGTTGGATCCAGAAAGCACTACACCAAAATAAGTCTATTACATCAAGtgttaatacaacaaaattagTATAGTGGTATTAGACATAATATcacatctaaaaattaaaagtcgttgcaatagtaacttaaaaatagtaaattattacattaataataattagttgtaataatttataattttcagttgcaatagagattttaatactaaattgaatttagaaaattttttgcaatagcttaaattgaagaaatcaatttttctttaataacttaaattgaagaaatcaattttttttaataacttaaattgaagaaaccaTTGTAATAACTCGAtaccaattatatattttgcaatatattataatagatcgaaatttcaaagagatggcttattgcaacaaatttaacattgcaataactaaaatatcaattattttacaatctattgcaatgacaaatatgaaactgcaatgaatatattattacaatgatCTAATTCCATTTACTATACAATctattgtaagaaaaaatatgaaaaatttaactattacaataaatatatcgttgcaataatttgaacccaaattatttttgttaattctttacaatctattgtaataaaatttatgaaataataGCCTATTGCTACAAGATATtcaaagtaataaattttttattgcaatagcaaatatattattacatcaaaattttcattaaaatatttaagatttattgcaacaaaatttttttgtagcacaaacttattacctcaaattttattacaacactTCACATAAACTATTGTAATGATTTCGATGTTATTGCAacgattttttttgttgtaataaacattttttgttgtagtgaagGGATGAGGCATGCAAAAGGTTGTCATAAGGTGTGCTTGCAACTTGAGTGAAGGAACTACAACATACAACGTTGGGTCAGAGATTGAAAATATCAAGATGAAAATTACTAATTTGAAAACGAATTTTCGAGACTACGGCATAAAAGAATCTATAATACATGGAGGTGGGTCTAGTTCTTTGAATGAGAGGGAGTGCAGGCAAACATTTTCTCATCTTGAACATGACGTTGTTGGGTTTGACGATGATCTAAATAAATTGGTAGAGTTTTTGCTGAGAGATGAGGAAGGCAATAGAGTTGCTTCCATATGTGGTATGTGTGGTCTGGGGAAGACCACTTTTGCCAAGATGGTTTATAACCACCACAAAATCAAGCAACATTTTGATTGTCACACTTGGTCATATATCTCACAACAATGTCAAAGAAGACGAGTTTGGAAAGAAATTCTAATCAAGATTAATGAAAAGGAAAGGAATGGAATTCAAAAGTTGAAGGATGCAGAGATCGTTGAGAAACTTCATGAAGTTCTACGCGAGAAAAAGtgtttggtaattttagatgaTATTTGGAATATTGAGACTTGGAACATTCTACGTGAAGCCTTTCCCATGAAGAATACTAGCAGTAAAATTCTGCTTACCTCTCGTAATAAAGAAATACCTTTACATGTAGATGCCAGAGGTTTTCTCTATGAATTGCAATGCCTAAATAAGGAAAGGAGTTGGGAATTGCTTGTGAAGATAGCAATCTCTTGGAGAAAAGGTATTGCAACTAATCTTCTCCTTTGGTAATTAATTTGaagaatatttcttttattttatttcttaattaatttgaatGAAACGCGAtctattaatataaaaaaatttaaaagtaaaaataaatagtaacttGCAAATAATAGATTTATCTagatataaatttaattgtaagATATTAGAggtttaataaatattaatatataaatatatgcgTGTGTATAGATATGTGTGGGCACCTATGCatctaatattaatttttatttgctGCATATGAATGTAGATAGTAGATACgtaatcctaaaatttaaatcaaatattacatctaggggaaaaaaaaaagagtcttatctcaattttcttttgctatGGTTAACTAGTATTTGATgacacaaaaatataaaatatatagagaaatatttctctaaaacttttttttttttgaaaagtatttCTCTAAAACTTTGGACCAAGTGTACATAAATGTAAAATGTTGGTTATGAAATTTTATCTTATTCAAAATTATGGTCCAAAAAGTACTTTTAACaatagttttttaattatttatttaataattcaatcactacaagtctacaacaaaaagaaattgagaATTTTATTTGACGGTGCAAATTGAGCTACAATAGATAAATAAATGCGGATTCAGCTTCTATCCAGTGGCCAGTGGCCACTGGACGCGTTGGATACGCGACATGTGTCCAAGAGTGGCCAGTGCACTGGACGCGTTGGATACGCAACACGTGTCCCAGTCTTGGACACATGTCCCGTATCCAACGCGTCCAGTGGCCATGGCCACTGGACAGAAACCAGTCCCAATAAATGCAATCTGAATGGGTTACCCATGATCGGCCGTTAGGCCAATTTTTTGATCTCCAAAAACTGCCATTTCAGtccgttaaaaaaaaaaaaaaaattggcaatataGTGAGGCTGGAACCTTTAACCTACCAATTTGGAGAGTGAAATGTTAACCACTAAGGTATCAGCTTTCCTTATGTAAGTTTTTTAGAGAATTATATATATCCCACACCCAACCCTCATAATTCTTCCCTTTCCTTTCTTATTTAATACAGTTGttgaaccaaaataataatagtagggCAAGACTTAGATTCAGTACTTAAGTACTGTTTTTTAGGTTTCCCTCTTAAGATTCtgttatgtggattttttctcatagaatggaaatatattttttatttaagtagcTACATGGCTCGATCTTAAGTGGGGAATCCAAGGAACGTCACCTAAGATattgtatctaaattttgtccataacaataataataatatagttagccatagggatggcaatggagAGGGGTGGGATCAAAGGATGTGATCTTCACTCCCACCCTGCATTGTTTTGTCTTGCGCCATTCTTGCCCCACCCTACCCTGCATGATGGGAAAAACTTCCTTACCCTATCCCCACCCCTCAGAGCCCAAGCAAGGCCCCGCCCCACTCCGTAAAATTCTACTTCGTGTTAATTTGTCCCACAATTATTACAActctttttaataaaacttgtatcattaatataaatatatttgaaattacaactaaatttattccatcgaatcaaactaattttaaacaaaagttaaataatattatccaagtgtttaacaagacagtatcacaacaaaaacaaatatcttAATATCCATGCATTTAAATTTGCGCTAgtattgatttgtttgtttaaagTAGGgattagggtatgaaaaatttacaattatatctcTTACCAACATGGGGCAGGATAAGGCAGGGCTAAAATATCTAAGCTCATCCTCACCCCACTGTGTGGCGgtggctaaaatcttgccccatccccactCCACCTAGGGAGTGGGGTTGGGAAGGGTAAGTCAAGGCGGGGCAGGACAAAATTGTCATCTCTAGTTGgccatatatataaacaaataaataataataataatatattagttaatgaacaataaatacatatttattttgaaaataccttatttcatattaaaatgttttgtacttgaagaattaataaacatattacTAATTTAGGTTTGTTTATGcgtcattattttttatttaccttACAAAAGTGGTGAAAATATATTCAAAGGTTGTTCAAATTCctttagattttattttcactcaattttgttaatatttataaatttaattcatttgttttatctcaattaattattaaataacttatggcatcatCACATTTTAAACTCTAGTTGAGCTTCAGTCCGGCCTTAAAACCTTGaacctatcttcttcttcttcttcttctttttggttctttgaactgttcaattttcaaaattttggtatttgatgacacaaaaatagaaatattcaatatgaatgataaaatatatagaaatgtTTCTCTAAACTTTTGGAACAAGTGCACTTAAATGTtggttatataattttatctttttcaatatCATTTGGTCCAGAAGAGTGTTTGTGTatataaatctatataattcaatcactacaaaaaaaaaaaaaaaaaattctcaaaaaaaaatcactataacAATGAAAAATGTGGAATTTGTACCTTAGACACCATTGGAAATACTAAAAAATGTTAGTTAAGTTACaaactttaatttgaatctatTATGTATATTAATATATCCACTCAATTGTgaatgtcaatttcttataataaTTGTGAAGAATTAAGTGATTGATAGaagcttataaaaaaaaaaaaggtgtttgaTAGAAGGAATTTATTTGGACCAATAGactattatctattttaaatgAGAGGGAAGAGggattctattttgtttttaggagttttcaatattattatagatatataaaaggGGAAAGTTTCGTGGAAAAATGTAGCTCTGTATTactttcaaaaagaaaagaggtttATTGAACAAGTTTTGCCACTCCAAAGTTAAAATTGCTAGATGGTCAAACTTGAATCTCACATTTAAACTAGCCCTACGCCAACCAATGATAATTCTAGAAACTTACACTcgtattagtttttttttttttttttttgagtgaataCACTCGTATTAGTTGGTAAGAGAAACTtgaataattcaaaatttggccaaagaatgaaaaataatagtaattcgaaaagaaaatggtttaactaatacttttatattattattagcaaATTGGTGAATGCTTCCAAaataattgagaaaaatattaccacataaaattaaaaataaagaatttgaattaattgtaattgcattttaaataatttagtaAAATTAATTTCATACCAGTCGAGAGCCTGTATATTGGATAAAAGTCAAATATTAGTATCTTCCATAAGCATGGAGCAAATTTCTCCAAATGGATCTACGATTCTATATCAATGGgttaataattattatgttatttGTCGACTTTCTAGTCTTTAAATATAGGTATTTGATGTTATTATTGTAGTTGATTTTGTTGTAGTTCAAGAAGAAAtgatattattttgtttgttgttggcTTTGCAGACAGTGTGACCAACATAAATAAGCCTAATATTGAAAATTAGGGAAGGAAATAATTGAATATTGTGGAGGTTTACCGTTGGCTATCACTGTACTTGGTGGCCTTTCAGTGACAAAGCAGACGCAGGATGAGTGGAAGGATGTGCTTAAACATATTAAATCGTACATTTTAGAAAAAGATGGCGTAGGAATCAATAAGGTGTTAGGATTAAGTTATAATGATTTACCTTGCCACTTAAAACCCTGTTTTCTATATTTAGGCCATTTTCCAGAGGATTTTGAGATTCCGACAGAGGAATTAATTCAAATGTGGATGGAAGAAGGTTTTATTTGGCTTGGAGAAGATAGTGAGGATACAATGGAGCATGAGGGAGAGCAATATTTGAGGGAGTTAATGCAGAGGTCCATGGTTCAGGTGGGGAAAATTAGCAGACTTGGAAGGATCGAAACTTGTTGAATCCATGATCTTATGCGAGAATTTTGCATTTCAAAAGCCCAAcgagaaaattttctccaaatCACCAAGAAAAATATTCACTCTATGGAAGAAAGCCAATGGCGTATTGGTAAAATTAGAAGACTTGCTATCACTTTGGACAGGTCCCTTCTCTACTTTACGCCttctaaataattttatttcaagaaATCCAAGCTGCTTAAGAGTCTTAAATCTGAATAGTTACTAAAGAGAAAACTTACCTAAAGACATTGGACATTTCATTCATTTGAGATTTTTATCTTTGAAAAATAGCGATATAAATCATGTGCCATCATTCCTTGGCAATTTGAAGTGCTTGCATTCACTTGATTTACGGCTTCCGTACTTAGTTGATTCAGATACAAAAGTGAGAGTGCCAAATGTTTTTAAGGAGATGAAACAGTTGAGGCATCTATACCAACCCGACCAGCATAAGGCAAGTGAGAAGTTAGAATTGGGTAATCTTTGTAATTTGCAGACATTGCTGAATGTTGGGCTTGAAACCATCAAAATGGCCACAAGTTTCCGACTCAACCATCTTCGGATTCTGGGCTTCAAAGTTCACGTCAATGGTGAAGCGTCACATGCAATACAAATACTAGTACCAAGCTGTCCACATTTATATCAGCTATTTGTTAACTACCCTATTCTGAAACTTCTAGAAACTTGTCAATTCTCTCCAAATCTTGCCGAGTTGGAATTAAAGTTCTCTCATCTTAAAGAAGACCCAATGCCAACCTTAGAGAAGTTGCCCTACTTAAAAACCCTTgacctctcttttctctctttctttgggAAGGATATGGTTTGTTCTGAAGGAGGATTTCTTTTGCTTCAGTATCTTATCCTTGTTAATATAAACATAAAGGAGTGGAGGGTGAAGGAAGGAGCCATGCCCAGTCTCTGCCATTTGAGAATTGATAACTGCTGGGGATTGAAGGCTATTCCAGATGGATTGAGGTTCGTCACAACCCTCCAGGAATTGGAGATCAATTTCATGCCGAAGTCATTCACAGATAGGCTTGAGAAAGGAGGACCCGATTTTTACAAAGTCCAACATGTGCCTTCCCTTGTATTTACAAATTACTGGTAATGATAATCATCATTAGCTAAGAACAATGAATTCCTGCACTTGCATTATTGAAATATCTTATggacctttcttttctttcaaatctcTCCCtccaattaattcaatttttcccctaataatatttacaacaaaATATTTCCCTAATCAATGTAAGGGTAATTCTTCTTTTGATTAGAATGAAGCTCTTATCTAttcttttcaattatttattatgCTTTGAACTCACAACCTATTTGCTTATTATATTACAGGTAAATTCTTTTCTGCTTCATCTTGTGGTGGACTCTTAATTTTTGCCtctgttatcaataaattaagCAATGAGTTTTATTTCACAGTTTGTTCTTCCTTCttctcccctttttttggggtctttctaattattttttggtcctacttttttccttttaatttctACAGCTTAAATTTATTGGTTAACAGCAGAAACATAGTTCTAAATGTTGCTTTAATGAGTTTATGTACACTACATATtcattttaattcattttttatgttttgggcttTAATCATTTTAGTTGGTTGTCTCTCCCTATTctcctttgctttttttttttggcaggtGAAATTAACCGTGGAGCAAAAGTTTCTACTCTGCTTCAACTAATGAAAAATCAACATAAATATTTTCACTGCTTTGCAACTTTGTACGAGTTTGGGGTCTTAATTACTTCTGTTTTTTGGgtcctactttttcttttcatttcaacAGCATGAATATATTGGTTTTCTAAATATAGTTCTAAATCTTACTGAGTTCATGTCTATAGGCTACAgcatatttcattttaattcgTTTTTTAGCTTAATCATTTTAGTTGGTTTTCATTTTaatccatgtttttttttttttttttaagcaggTGAAATCATCCTTGGTACAAAAGTTTCTACTCTGCTTCAACCCatgaaaaatcaacaaaatattttcactacTTTGCAACTTGTACGGGTTGGTGTCAGTCTGTCCTTTGTTAAACAGTAGCAGTGTATCTTAGTGAGCTGGGAAAATCAAATAGCATGGATGGAATCACTGCTCTTTCCATATCTTTACAGCTACTAAAGCACCGGTTATGTgaaattgagaaagaaataaacaattatGTTGACAAATTATGTTAGATgaatttttattccttttacaTTTTATGCCATAATTGGAGTTCTTGACATTCTACAACATACATAATGGAGCAATAATTAAGAGGGAATTTGGTTGCtcttattaataatttaaatagttcTAGTTGAATAGCGTTAGGTGAATATGAGCTGTGAAATTCTTCATGTAAACTAGGTGCCCATAGTTGAGGGTCATCCAGGCTAGGGGACTAATGTGGTGCACCGAGTTCAAAATTAATCATGACCCAatcttatttattatatatgctTAAATATCACAAAATGTTCAGTGCaatttatttctaaataaagCCAAAAATAAGTCTTCCACAACAATTTCTAGGGCAGACGCTTCACTTGAACGGTAAAGTGATTGAATCCCTTTTAAGAAAACCGTTTCAAAACCTTcaattatgaatattttgaATAGCTTCCTTCCACAAACAAAATTAGTCTGATCATACCAGTATTGTCTATATGTTTCTCTGACATAAATTCCTTCTTTCCCGTATGGTAAAACTTGCAGAAGGCAGGCAGATTATAAGCACAAAACAGAAGAGTGGGAGAAGATTATAACTAATAACGGTCTCTACAATCTATTTCAAGCATTTTCCATGATTTGTATGCGAATTACTTAAAAGAGTAAAGGAACTAAAACTCCCATTCTTAACTGGTAGGTAAGTCATAACAATTCAAAAATCGAGCCCAAACAACTGATGATAAAATAGGGTTCTACTGCTTGCGAAACATATCTTAAAGTTCTTGATCTGGTAATGTCTTTGACAAATAATCAATCCCCATGGATGGTATAACGCTCCCATTTTCTCGTTGGGTCATATATCTGccaaaacaaagataaaaaagaagtgATTAGAAAACATCTAAGGAGCATCATGCTGCTTGTCTATTGCACTCCCAGACGAGTAGCACTCTTCAGATAAGCTATAAGCACTCCAAACAAAAGTAATCACACTAACTATCTAAGCTCCTGAACAGATTGAAGTCAAGTGGATATTTCTGAAACAATTGTTCTAGAATGAGAACTGAGATGCTGGGGTAGTTATAGACAACCTAGATTGACAGCTGAGGGTGCCATACATGCAGTGATAGGtcaaatctaaaatttatgACTCAGTGAAAAACACACCTCCCATCTTGAAGCAGGGAAAATATGCTTGTTCTTTTCGTACCAGTGCCTCTCGACAACTTTCCCAGCATGAGACTGTCAGAAGGTTCAAGAATATTAGTGAATTGACACAAAGAGatgcaagaaattttaattacacATAATAGGGAAGATTCAACACAGATGCTCCAACCTTACATGCCCCCCGcccccccttctttttttccttattttgcTTTATAATTTAACTCACCCCAAGAGATTAGAACCCATGATCTCTCACCCGATACTATACTGTCAGGGCCCACACACAGCATTGGGAATTTCCTAAATGGCCCTAACCACCATGTTTACATCATCGAAGCCATATTTCAGGCTTGGTTGTGCATGTGTTTCAATATTCGATTCTGGAAATGTTAAATTTACAAAAGATAAGAGATAGATAATGATAAGGCAGGAATGAAATGTACCTCATCCTTTTCTATTGTTGCATCAGCAATTGTTCGCACGTCCTCATGCACATCAAAGTGGAAAAGCTGCACAgaaccccccccccaaaaaatgataaataagtCACCCCAATCAAATACAAACTATAAACCCTgcaacgagagagagagagacagctAAAGAATTGTTTTAAAATGCCCACAGCTGCTTGTTTTAATTATAGAGCCCAATTTCTTGGTCATCTGCAAATGAATTAAGTTTTGATGTAACAAAACCTGACTGGCAACTAAAAATCCACCATCTTACAAAATCTTCTCATTTATCAGTCATATACTGCTGCATAAAACTTTATTTTCCTTAAATCTTAGAAAACAAGAATGTAAGACTTCCAAAAGCACACAACACCATTACTTTTCACTTGTTAGGTTGTCATGAAAGTGTGAATCTAACACAAACCAAGTGTTGCAAGCTGAAACCCactataaaacccaaaataaggCATAAGCGagtaaaattatatttgcaaGATACTCAAACAGAATACAAAATACTCATCTCTTATTTTTCTCCTCGGTTAATTCAGTTACTAGTTGAAACGTGGGTAAACAACCAGCAAGATAGCATGTGCGAACACAAGGTCCCCCCCAACCCCACTTTTAattccaaaaaccaaaaaaggaaaataagaacacacaacaaattaaaagaggagtaaatttgaaaaagttgatacCGGTCCACTTTTGCCCCTAGCCTTGTTCACGATTAGCTCATAGAAACTATGCTGCTGCAATTACAAAATCATGGAACCAAGAGGAATCGAATTAGTTAGTACATGTTCAGCAGCATAATATCACAACCATAACTAAATTCTTGTTTTCAATAGTATCTTACATGGGGAATGATAAGATCTTCTTTCACATAAAGCAAATTCTCCACTGAGGTTGTCCTAATTTCTCGAAACTCAGGTGCA
Protein-coding regions in this window:
- the LOC115952229 gene encoding putative disease resistance protein At1g50180, yielding MQKVVIRCACNLSEGTTTYNVGSEIENIKMKITNLKTNFRDYGIKESIIHGGGSSSLNERECRQTFSHLEHDVVGFDDDLNKLVEFLLRDEEGNRVASICGMCGLGKTTFAKMVYNHHKIKQHFDCHTWSYISQQCQRRRVWKEILIKINEKERNGIQKLKDAEIVEKLHEVLREKKCLVILDDIWNIETWNILREAFPMKNTSSKILLTSRNKEIPLHVDARGFLYELQCLNKERSWELLVKIAISWRKGIATNLLLW
- the LOC115994307 gene encoding probable disease resistance RPP8-like protein 2 isoform X1 is translated as MATSFRLNHLRILGFKVHVNGEASHAIQILVPSCPHLYQLFVNYPILKLLETCQFSPNLAELELKFSHLKEDPMPTLEKLPYLKTLDLSFLSFFGKDMVCSEGGFLLLQYLILVNINIKEWRVKEGAMPSLCHLRIDNCWGLKAIPDGLRFVTTLQELEINFMPKSFTDRLEKGGPDFYKVQHVPSLVFTNYW
- the LOC115994307 gene encoding probable disease resistance RPP8-like protein 2 isoform X2, which codes for MATSFRLNHLRILGFKVHVNGEASHAIQILVPSCPHLYQLFVNYPILKLLETCQFSPNLAELELKFSHLKEDPMPTLEKLPYLKTLDLSFLSFFGKDMVCSEGGFLLLQYLILVNINIKEWRVKEGAMPSLCHLRIDNCWGLKAIPDGLRFVTTLQELEINFMPKSFTDRLEKGGPDFYKVQHVPSLVFTNYW